Below is a genomic region from Verrucomicrobiota bacterium.
GGGTAATACCATGCAGACCGTCATCATAAAGCTATGGAACATCGGTAGGAGCAACGCAAACCGGTCTGCCTTGTAGGCGCTGAGGATTTTCTCGCAGCTTTTCACATTAGCCCCGATCGCCTTATGAGTGAGCATGGCCCCTTTGGGTTTACCGGTCGTGCCCGAGGTATAGATAATGACAGCCAAATCCCCAGAATAAAGCTGGGGAAACTCAAACTTGACCGATCTACCGACCTCTGAAAACTCGTGTTCCACCAGATAAATCCCGACTAACCCGGGCAATTTGCCGCGGAGTGCCTGATGGATATCCCGGAAATCCCCGGATGAAACCAACACCTTTATCTGGCAATCATTCAATATATACTGGATCTCGTCTGCCTTGAG
It encodes:
- a CDS encoding AMP-binding protein, whose translation is MDSQLTLISLFQQSVRENGDKIAIVYDGQKISYRDVNVRIEKIAGSLMAMGVRKGDRVGILLKNSPDYVFSYYGALLAGAVVVPINNMLKADEIQYILNDCQIKVLVSSGDFRDIHQALRGKLPGLVGIYLVEHEFSEVGRSVKFEFPQLYSGDLAVIIYTSGTTGKPKGAMLTHKAIGANVKSCEKILSAYKADRFALLLPMFHSFMMTVCMVLP